TCAGGTTTGCTGGAACTACTGTCACTACTACTATATTGACCGTCCTTCGACTACATGCTTGGTTCAACGAAATTCATGCGCCCACGGTaaactctcactctctcaGGTAAGCAATGAACGTACTAATCGAATGCTTTTGTGATGTAAATGTAGCAAATCGGAGATTGAGTATTACGCTATGCTGGCCAAGACTGGTGTTCACCATTACAATGGCAACAACATTGAGCTGGGCACGGCTTGTGGTAAATACTTCCGCGTGTGCACCCTCTCGATTACCGATGCCGGAGACTCCGATATCATTCGCAGCTTGCCGGAAGCACAGGCCGGTGGACAGTAAACGACGGTGATGCGCGCTGTATATAATCCGCTCTCGTAAAGTAATTTTCCATCATATGGAGACATGCTGAAGGGGcagttataaaataaaaccaagtCATTTGTGTGTAAACACACAGGATCCGACAAGTAAATGgagcttttttattaaataagtaaaacatGATGACGAGACACACATAAGTAGTGAGATTCGAATTTTGCGCTGAAGAACGCATAAGTATTTGATGTTGATTACTTTCTACTGATTCGCGTGCCTTAGAGAtgtatgaatgatgaaaaTTGATCTCTGGCTTCTATCCTTActttaaaaatgaacaaatctAAACGAATCTTGAAGTGAAAgtagttttgtttaaattatacGAAGATAAAGTTAAGATACTTCAGAATCGACGTGTTTTTCCTACCAATGAGTTAAAAGTCCTATTCAAATACATCATAAAATCATGCAATCTCTAAAATAAGGAATAGCTGAAGCTatggtaaaatattcaaatatctGTCCCTGCTCATAATTTGAAAAGCGTTCACGGCGACAGTTCATTGGATAAATTCATTACTTCACTGAACGTAAACAGTGCGATAAGAAACATCAAGTGTCTGTGTATGCGTCTTGCCCTGCCAATCTATTACCGTGTATGTACTAAAGCGCATGCAGCAGTCGCTATTCGCTTCCGGCTCGATAGTCTGATTATAAAAGTTCACCAAAAAGCACCTACCGTTTGGCGTTTTCTTGCGGTAAAATCTAGAAATGGCACAGGACAAAAAGGATAAACAATCGATTGTTTTGCAGGTGTACCTTTCGCTGTACAACACAACCCAATTCATCGGGTGAGTTATCTTCATTTTTCGCATAGATTATCCATCGATTGCTAATCTACTTTACCGATTTTGCCCTTTGCCCTTACCCCCACAGTTGGACATACATTTTCGTGCAATTTATGCAGCACTTTTTTGTACACGGCGAACCGCTCGATACGCTATGGAGCCGTATTGGACAGGCGACTTTCTTCTTTCAAATGCTGGCCGTACTGGAGGTGATACATGCGGCGACCGGCATTGTCCCGAGCAACGCGCTGATGACGTTCCTGCAAGTTTTCGGACGCTCCATGATTGTAGCGGGTGCGATCGAAGGGACCCCGACCGGGCAACTTTCA
This genomic window from Anopheles maculipalpis chromosome 2RL, idAnoMacuDA_375_x, whole genome shotgun sequence contains:
- the LOC126559453 gene encoding 60S ribosomal protein L30, with the protein product MVTAKKQKKALESINARLALVMKSGKSCLGYKQTLRTLRQGKAKLVIIANNTPHLRKSEIEYYAMLAKTGVHHYNGNNIELGTACGKYFRVCTLSITDAGDSDIIRSLPEAQAGGQ